The DNA region GGAATGATGTCTTCAGGTGCGATGTCTGGCGGAAGTATCGTCGGTGTAGACAGCGGTGCTGCGTCAACTTATGCCAATGTCTTTTTAGTCGGTGGTGTGATCATTTTGGCCGCTTTGGTGATCTTCTTGGTAACGAAAAAAACGATCTACAGTCGTTCAAGAGCAGAATAAAAATAGTTAGCAAAAAAGATGATAGGAGGAAGAAAAATGGCAAAACAAAAAATAATTTTAGATTGCGATCCTGGACATGATGACGCGTTGGCTTTATTGATGGCTTTAGCTTCTGACAAGGTGGAACTGATCGGAATCACGACCTCAGCTGGCAATCAATTGCCGGAAAAAACCTTTGATAATACACGAAAACTCTTAGCTTTAGCAAACAGAGAAGACATTCCCGTAGCAATGGGTGCATTGAAACCTCTTCGAAGAGAATTGATCATTGCTGATGATGTTCATGGGGAAAGTGGACTGGATGGTGCAGAATTACCAGAACCAACAGCAGCGGCAGAAAAGATCAGTGGAAATGACTTACTAGCGAAGCTATTAAGAGAAAGTGATGAAAAGGTGACGATCATCGCTACTGGTCCACTGACAAATATCGCGATCTTTTTATTATCACATCCGGAACTAAAAGAGAAGATCGAGTTGATCTCCTTTATGGGCGGCGCTTGTTTTGGCGGTAATATCACTCCGCATGCAGAGTTCAATATTTATGTCGATCCTGAAGCAGCCGATATTGTCGTGAAATCAGGCGTGCCAACAGCGATGTTTGGCTTAGATGTGACATTGAAAGCACAGCTTTTTGAAGAAGACATTCAAGAAATCAGAGCGATCGGTAATCCAGTCGCTCGTACGATGGCTGATTTATTAGACTTTTTCAATTTGACAACAACAGTTCCATTTTTGGCTGAGGAAGGTCATATCGAAGGGATTCATATGCATGATCCATGTGCGATGGCGTATGTCATCGATCCAAGCTTATTCAAGGTTTTACCGATGCATGTGGAGGTCGAAACAAGCGAAACACTTGCGCTAGGAAGCACAGTTGTTGATTATGATGATCTTTTCAAAAAAGAAAAAAATGTGCTTGTTGGATTTGATATCGATTTACCAAAATTCAAAGCCCTAGTAATAGATACGATGTCTTATTTTTCTAAGTAGTCATCATTCGAGTGAAACGTAGTAGAGGAGGTCAGGCAATGAATAAAGTCACAGTCATTGGAAGTATCAACGCAGACACAACATTAAAAATGAACTATTTGCCCAAACATGGAGAAACGATCCATGCAGATGAATTATTTACATCAGGCGGAGGAAAAGGGGCAAATCAGGCGATCGCTGCTAAACGAAGCGGAGCAAATACAAGCTTTATCGGAGCTGTTGGTGCTGACGATACAGGCAAGCGAATGCTGGATTTATTAAAGAAAGAAACGATCGATGTCTCAGGGATCAAAACCCTTGATGATCAAACGACAGGCAGTGCATATGTATTGTTAGACAGCTTTGGGGAAAACAGTATCATTATCCATTCAGGCGCAAATAATCAAATCACTTGTGAACAGGTAGAAGAAAATAGAAATAAGATCGAAGAAAGTGATTTTATCATTGCCCAATTTGAGAGTACGATCGACAGCACGATTCGAGCATTTGAATTAGCCAGAGCAGCTGGGACGAAAACTATCTTGAATCCAGCGCCGGCGATCGAACAGATTCCTACGCAGCTACTAGAAAATACGGATATGATCGTACCAAATGAATCCGAAGTAGAAATTCTGACTGGAATAAAAATCACCTCTGAACAGAGTATGATCCATGCAGCCTCTTCTTTACACGGATTAGGAATAGAAACGGTCGTGATCACACTCGGTAGTGCTGGTGCTTTTTATGATCAGGCAGGAGAGCGGGGAATCATCCCAGCATATCCAGTAAAAGCAGTTGACACAACGGCAGCTGGGGATACATTTATTGGCGCGATGGCAGCAATTTTGGAAAAAGATTTCAGTAATTTAGAAGCTGCCATTCGCTACGGTGCAAAAGCTGCTTCACTCACTGTCCAACGATACGGTGCGCAACCAGCGATTCCTTATCGTAGTGAGCTAGATGGATTTCTTGTGAGTAAATAGAAGAATAAGTAAGAATAAGGCAGACAATGATTTAGAAACAATAGTCTATCTAAAGAACAGGACGAGAGTAAAGATTACTTTTGTCCTGTTCTTTTTTTATTTAAAATAACTAATAGAATACATAATTTAAGTGAGAAACTATAAATTGAAGGTGAAAAAGCCTATTATAATGATGTTGACAAATTATACCGACTAGGCGGTATTTATTTAGGATTTCATATATACACCTTACTATAGGCAAGCAAGAAATGCTTTTTTTTATCATGGTTTTGGTTTTAACATTCGTGGAATTGGGCGAAAACTTGCAACTGTTATGAGAAAGCTTAGAAGGGATATTGCAAAGGTTACAACCTATTCGCGTTCTTTAGCTCAAAAAATCGTCTCATGAGAAAAGGCATAAATGTGGAAGAAAAAAAATTTTGGATCAATCTATTATCATTTAGTTTATTTAATACATGATATCTTTTGTTTAGAGTACATATTGAATAGTTTCTTATTAATCAATTCCAACGAATGTACTTCTGCGTTCTAGAAGTAATGTATCTTTCCATTTAGGTCCTAATTTTCCAATTTTTTCTCTTTTACCTACAATTCTAAAACCATGTTTCTCGTGGAGAAGTATGCTTGCCGTATTTTCAGAAAAAATCCCTGCTTGAATTGTCCATAATCCATTATTTTCACTTTCCTGAATTGCAGCTGTCATTAATTGATCGCCAATTCCTTGTCTTCTATAGCGTGATGAAGTATAAATGCTGATTTCAGCAACTCCGCTATATACACTTCGAGAAGAAATTGGAGAAAAAGCACTCCAACCAACCACTTGATGTTCAATAGTGGCTACCAATCTTCCAATTATCAAATGATTGCCGTCCCATGTGGAATAGTCTGGAATTGAATCAACCGTTGTAAAAGTTGCAGTACCCGTTTCGATGCCTTCCTGATAAATAGCTCTAACTTCAGACCAATCACTTTCAGACATTTTCCTAATTAGTATTGTCATTAAATTATCCTCCTTAAAAATTTGTGACTAAATGCGTTGGGCTACGTTCTCTTAAGAGATTTCTGTATATTATATCATATTAGCTTGATATAATTTTTTATTCTTGCGTTTAGTTAAATGATCCTAGTAGCTATAAAAAAATGGAATTTTTTTAGCAAATGTAGTTGCTATTTTTTGAAAAATTCGTATACTAAAGAAGGTAAAATTAAACTCCTAGTTTAGTATTAGAAAACTTTTTAGAATATCCAAGTGAGGTGAGTAGATGGAAATCGGTGAAAAGCTACGTAATTTGCGCGTACAAAAAAATTTGACCCAAGAAGAACTTGGTGAGCGGACGGACTTGACGAAAGGCTATATTTCGCAGTTGGAAAGGGATTTAAGCTCACCTTCAATGGAAACCTTTTTTAATATTTTAGAAGTATTGGGCATCACTCCAGAACAATTTTTTAGTGAGCAAACTTTGGAACAAAAGATCGTGTATAAAGATGAAGATAGTACGCTCTATTATGATGAAGAAAACGGCTATGAACTAAAATGGCTGATTCCAGAATCGAACGAAAAAGAGATGGAGCCTGTGTTATTGACTTTTGATAAAAATGGGGAATATAAAACGTTCGAGCCTTCATTATCTGAGACCTTTATTTACGTGATCGATGGTGCAGTCTCATTGACGTTAGGTGAAACGAGATACTCGGCGAAAAAAGGTGAAGCAATGTACTATCAAGCAACAGAGCCGCATCAATTGATCAATTATGCCAAGGGGAAAAGCCGTGTGTTGATCGTAGCAACAGAATCTTATTTATAAACAAGGGGGCATTGCGCGTGAAAAAAAAGATCATTTCATTTGAAAATGTAGTGAAAGAATATGATGATGAAAAAGTACTAAAAAATGTCAGCTTTGAGATTGAACAGGGGAAATTTTATACGCTCCTTGGGCCTTCTGGTTGCGGGAAGACAACAATCTTACGTATTTTAGCTGGATTTGCAGATGCGACAGAAGGAGATATCTATTTTGATGGTCAGAGAATCAATGATATTCCTGCTAATAAGCGTCAGGTAAATACTGTATTTCAAGATTACGCGCTATTTCCTCATATGAATGTGTTTGATAATGTCGCTTTTGGGTTGAAAATCAAAAAGCTATCAAAAGCAGAAATAGAGAAAAAAGTCAAAGATGCTTTGCGAATGGTTCAATTGCCAGGATACGAAACAAGAGAAATCAGCGAAATGTCTGGTGGACAAAGGCAACGTGTGGCGATTGCCCGAGCGATCGTCAATGAGCCAAAAGTTTTATTGTTGGATGAGCCATTATCTGCGCTAGATTTGAAGCTGCGGACGGATATGCAGTATGAGCTTCGCGATCTGCAGCAGCGGTTGGGGATCACATTTATTTTTGTCACCCATGATCAAGAAGAAGCTCTAGCGATGAGTGATGTGATTTTCGTGATGAACAAAGGTCATATCGTGCAAAGCGGGACACCAGTGGATATCTATGATGAGCCGATCAATCATTTTGTTGCAGATTTTGTAGGGGAAAGTAATATCGTCAATGGTACGATGATCGAAGATAATTTGGTTGAATTCGTCGGTAAACGCTTTGAATGTGTCGATGGCGGGATGCGTAAAAATGAACCAGTAGAAATCGTCCTGCGCCCAGAGGATTTGACAATTACAAGTGCAGATAAAGGAAAATTAGTTGTTACCGTCGATACGCAGCTTTTTCGCGGTGTTCATTATGAAATCATTTGCCATGACGAAGACCATAATGAATGGATGGTCCATTCGACTAGAAAGGCAACCGAGGGAGCTAAAGTTGGGTTGTTTTTTGAGCCGGAAGACATTCACGTCATGCGTTTCAATGAATCGGAAGAAGATTTTGATGCTCGTTTAGAAAGCTACGAGGAATAGGGGGAAGAGCAATGAAAACAATGCGTCGGATCTATTCGATTCCTTATGCGATGTGGCTGCTTTTGTTTGTGATCACGCCTGTTTTGATGATCATTTATCAATCATTTTTTGATATGAATGGACAGTTCACATTGGAAAATTACCGAACGTATTTTACATCAGGCACTTATTTAAGTATGACGTTGAATTCGGTTTGGTATGCGTTTTTAATTACCTTATTTACGTTGTTGATCAGCTATCCGACCGCCTATTTTTTGACGAAGTTAAAGCATAAGCAATTGTGGCTGATGCTGGTTATTTTGCCGACCTGGGTCAATCTTTTGCTGAAGGCTTATGCATTTATTGGCATTTTTAGTATTCATGGAAGTATCAACCAATTTTTAGGCTTTGCGGGTGTTGGTCCATATCAAATTTTGTTTACTGATTTTAGTTTTTTATTTGTTGCAACCTACATTGAAATTCCATTTATGATCTTGCCGATCTTCAATGCACTTGAAGAAATGAATCCTTCATTGATCAGCGCTAGCCGTGATCTAGGTGCGAGCAGTGTTCAAACCTTTCAACGGGTGATTTTTCCCTTATCTTTGAATGGAGTTAAAAGTGGGGTGCAGGCAGTATTTATTCCATCACTTTCTCTGTTCATGTTGACTCGTTTGATTGGCGGCAATCGTGTGATCACATTAGGAACGGCGATCGAAGAGCATTTTATGGTGACTCAAAACTGGGGCATGGGTTCAACGATTGGTGTGATTTTGATCGTTGCGATGTTTTTTGTGATGCTTTTGACTGGTGAGAAGAAGAAAAAAGGGCGGGTGAAAGAATGACAAAGAAAAAATTCAAATGGTCTTATCTGTATTTGATCGTTGTTTTTGCTTTATTATATGCACCGATCTTTTACTTGATTTTTTACTCGTTCAATGACACGGATACGATGAATCAGTTTACTGGCTTCACTTTGGATAATTATAAAGCGGTCTTCGAGGATACTCGTTTACTGATCATCGTACTGAATACCTTTTTGCTGGCGTTTTTATCTGCTTTACTGGCAACGATCATTGGCACATTTGGTGCAATGGGGATTTATTATACACGACGACGTAAAACAAGAACGACATTAATGAGCTTCAATAATATCTTGTTAGTTTCTCCGGACGTAATCATCGGTGCCAGCTTTTTGATTTTCTTTACTGCAGTCGGATTTATCAGTTTGGGCTTTGCTAGCGTATTATTGTCGCATATTGCCTTTAGTATCCCGATCGTTGTACTGATGGTTTTACCGAAATTACAGGAAATGAATGACTCGATGGTGGATGCTGCAAGAGACCTTGGTGCAAATAATATCCAAGTGATCAAAAATATTATTTTACCATTTTTGTCACCGGGGATCATTGCCGGCTATTTTATGGCTTTTACGTATTCACTGGATGATTTTGCGGTGACATTTTTTGTTACTGGAAATGGATTTTCAACGTTGTCAGTTGAAATCTATTCCCGTGCCAGACAAGGAATCAGCTTAGAAATCAATGCCTTGAGTGCCCTTGTCTTTATTTTCTCTATGATTCTTGTGATCGGCTATTATTTTATTAGTCAGGATAACCTGCCAAAAAGAATGCGTAAAATACGTCAGGAGCAAAGTGAGGTGGCTAAGCTCAAATGAGAAAACTACAATCTTTGTTTATTGGGATATTAGCGATCATTTTGATTTTGTTTTTTGGTGTACGTCAACTTGAAAAATCAAGCGGCATGGCTGGAGCCGATACGCTGACCATCTACAATTGGGGCGATTATATTGATCCCGATCTTATACGTGCATTTGAAAAAGAGTCAGGCTATAAGGTCAACTATGAAACCTTCGATTCAAATGAAGCGATGTTTACAAAAATTCAGCAGGGTGGAACGGCTTATGACATTACGATTCCTTCTGAATATATGATTCAAAAAATGATGAAGGAAAAAATGCTGTTGCCGATCGACCATACGAAGCTTAAAGGGCTAAATAATATCGATATGCGTTTTTTAGATCAAGAGTTTGATCCGCAGAATAAATACTCGATCCCCTATTTCTGGGGAACATTAGGAATCATTTACAATGACAAGTTTATTGATGGAAACAAAGTCAATCATTGGGACGATTTGTGGCGACCCGAGTTAAAAGATAATGTGATGCTGATCGATGGTGCTAGAGAAGTTATCGGTCTGTCACTAAATAGTCTTGGCTATTCTTTAAATAGTAAGAATAATCAGGAGTTACGCGAAGCGACGGATAAATTGAATAAGCTGACAACGAATGTCAAAGCGATCGTCGCTGATGAAATCAAGATGTACATGATCAATGAAGAAAGTGCGGCAGCTGTGACATTTTCAGGTGAAGCAGCAGAAATGCTGGATAACAATGAACATCTGCATTATGTGATTCCTTCAGAAGGTTCGAACTTATGGTTTGATAATATCGTGATTCCTAAAACTGCTAAAAATGTCAAAGGTGCTTACGAATTCATCAACTTCATGTTACGACCGGAAAATGCGGCGCAAAATGCGGAGTACATTGGGTACTCGACACCGAATAAAGAAGCGAAGAAGCTTTTACCGAAAGAAATTTCTAGTGATGAACAATTCTATCCTAGCGATGAAGTGATCAAGCACTTGGAAGTGTATGAGGATTTGGGTGCGGAGTATCTTGGGATTTATAACGATTTGTTTTTAGAGTTTAAGATGTATCGGAAATAGCGAGAAAACTCAGCTAAAATGGAGTTAAATCAACAAGAAAATAGAGAAATGAGCCACCATTTTAGCTGTCAGTTTGCCAATTTTCTACCAAAAGCGACGATTTTGTCGCTTTTTTTTTTAGCTAAAAGTTAATGAAGTTAGGTAAGATATATATCTTCTTTAAAGAAAATCATCATTTGATCAGAAACGGTCTCGTATAAAGGGATGTCAATAATTCAGAAGAATACAAAATGTCTGATTACTGAAATAAGGTCAATTGATGATTTTAAAATTATATCACAGTTAAAAAATTTTTATTGAGATTGAGACAGTATATTTTCTAATTCTACTTGATTAAAATACCTTTAGTTCAGTCAAATTGGCGTTTTATATACATATATGTGTATATTGTGAGCTTAATCAAATTTAATCATCATAAAAACTTAAGAAATTAGAGAGGTTTTCTTGATAATTTGTCGCTAGTTTTTTTTTATACTAATTTTATAAACAAATACTGGAGGTAGAATATATGAAGACAGTTGCGATTATCTTTGGCGGAGTTTCTTCTGAATATGAAGTTTCACTGAAATCTGCTGTAGCAATTATTGAAAGTATGAAGTCTATAGATTATAACGTAATGAAAATTGGAATTACTGAAAAAGGTCAGTGGTATTTATTTGAAGGAACAACAGACCAAATAAAGAAAGATCGTTGGTTTGTTGATGAAAGCTGTAAAGAAATCGTAGCTGATTTCGCAAAAAAAAGCTTTGCATTGAAAAACAGTAAAAAAATAATCAAGCCTGATATTTTATTCCCAGTTTTACATGGAGGTTATGGTGAGAACGGTGCTATTCAGGGAGTATTTGAGCTATTAGATATTCCATACGTAGGTTGTGGTATTGGAGCTGCTGCAATTTCTATGAATAAAATAATGCTCCATCAATTTGCTGAAGCAATTGGTGTAAAAAGCACCCCTAGTATGATTATAGAAAAGGGACAAGACCTACAAAAAGTCGATGCGTTTGCGAAAATACATGGATTTCCTTTATATATTAAACCGAATGAGGCAGGCTCATCAAAAGGAATTAGTAAGGTAGAACAAAAAAGTGATTTATACAAAGCAATAGACGAAGCTTCAAATTATGATAGCCGTATTTTAATTCAAAAGGAAGTGAAGGGAGTAGAAATTGGCTGTGGTATTTTAGGGAATGAACAATTGGTCGTTGGAGAATGTGACCAAATCAGTCTTGTGGATGGCTTTTTCGATTATGAAGAGAAATACAATTTAGTAACAGCAGAAATTTTGTTACCAGCTAAACTATCAATAGACAAAAAAGAAGACATCCAGATAAAAGCAAAAAAACTATACAGATTGTTAGGATGTAAAGGATTAGCGAGAATTGACTTTTTCTTAACGGATGACGGAGAAATTTTATTAAATGAAATCAATACAATGCCTGGCTTTACAGAGCATTCAAGATTTCCGATGATGATGAATGAGATTGGCATAAATTACAAAGAGATTATAGAAAAACTATTACTATTGGCGGTGGAAAATCATGAAAAAAAATTATCTGAGATTGATTAATGAAGATAATAAAATAAAAGATTTTGAGAGACCAACACATCTTGTTCAGGCTCCGTTTGCACAAACGAATGTACTAGTTGATCCTATGGTAGCGATACAGCTAGAAAAACTAATAAAGACAACAGGTCTTGATAGTCAAATTATTACCATTGATGGCTATCGTTCAAAGGAAACGCAACAAGCACTTTGGGATGAGACGATTCAAGAAAAAGGGCTTGAATTTGCGCACAAATATGTGGCAAAGCCTGGATGCAGTGAGCATGAGATCGGCTTAGCTATTGATTTGGGTTTAACAACGCAAGAGAATGATTTTATTCGACCAAGCTTTACAGATAGTCCTGTGGTTGATAAATTTTTAGAGTATATGGCAGATTTTGGTTTTATTTTAAGATATCAAAAAGGGAAAGAGTCTATTACCAAAATAAACTATGAACCATGGCATTTCAGGTATGTAGGGACACCTCATAGCTCGATTATAGTACAACAAAATTGGGTATTAGAAGAATACATTGAATTCATTGAGTCAATAAGAGGAACTGCTTATGAGGCATAGAGCTAACGGCATTGATCTATTTCGAATATTCGCTGCTATCATGGTTGTTGCTATCCATACATTTCCTTTTCAATCAATAGCACCTTTTTTAGACGAAGTCATAACGTTAACTGTGTTTCGGGTAGCTGTCCCTTTTTTCTTTATGATTACAGGATATTTTTTGTTAGGAAGATTGTCATTAAATTTTTCGTATAATAATAATCAGAGAGTGAAAAAATATCTATACAAAATTGGAATGATTTATTTATATTCTATTTTATTGTATTTCCCGTTATCTTTACTAAATGGCACTATTTCATTAAAAATGAACATACTTTTACTTTTAAAGGTTTTCATTTTTGACGGTACCTTTTATCACCTATGGTACTTTCCAGCTAGTATAATTGGAACGATTTTAGTAACCCTACTGTTACGTAGTATAGGATTTAAATTAACAGTCGCATTTTCTACATGTCTATATCTAGTTGGACTTGGTGGAGACAGCTGGTACGGGATAACCAATCAAGTTCCATTGCTAAATAAACTGTATACATTTATTTTTAGTTGGTCGGACTATACGCGTTCAGGTGTTTTCTTTACGCCTATGTTTCTTTGCCTAGGAATATTTGCCTATAGAGTATCTAAAAAGTTAACTACATCAAAGATATTAAACTTGCTGTTTTATGTGTTTATTATAGGTATGACTTTTGAGAGTATATTTCTACACCGATTTACGAACGTCAAACACGATAGTATGTATCTCTTGTTGCCTTCATGTGCATTACTTTTGTTTTTAATGTTATTAAACTGGCAACCAAAACTAAAGGTAAAAGAATCAGCCGATTTAACGTTGCTGGTTTATATTCTCCATCCATTAGTTATTGTAATTGTCCATTCTATAAGTAAGTATATTCCGATATTAAAAAACAGTTTGCTAAATTTCTTGTTAGTAGTCGTGTGCAGCTTTATACTAGCTCAGCTTCTGTTAAACTTAAAAAGAAAGCTAAGAGTTAGTAAGCAAAAAATACCATTTGAACGTGCTAGTAAAGAAATATCAGCTAGTGCAATACACCATAATATTAATGAAATACGAAAGATAATTCCCAAAAATACAAATATTATGGGTGTTGTGAAGGCAAATGCGTATGGCTGTGGCATGGTAGAGGTAGCTTATGAATTAGAAAAAATCGGTATTTCATTTTTCTGCGTAGCTACTATAGAAGAAGCAATTGCTTTAAGGAAATCAGGAAACCAAGGGGATATTTTAATTTTAGGGTATACACATCCCAATCGCATTAATGATATAAAAAAATATAATTTGATTCAATCGATTGTAAGTGAAGAACATGGGAAAGTGTTGAATCTAAAAAAAATACCTATTCGTTGTCATTTACAGGTTGATACTGGGATGCATCGTTTAGGTGTTACACCGAACGTAACAATTATTCAGCAGATGTATCTTTTTTCCAATCTTAAGATTGAGGGGATATACTCACACTTAGGTTCTTCAGACTCATTAGAGCAAGAATCAATCGCTCGAACAAATACTCAAATTTTTTTATTCAATAATATACTAAGTGATTTGGAACAAATGGGTATTTCCTACGGTTATACTCATATCCAAAGCAGCTATGGTATTTTAAATTACCCAGAATTAAGCTTTGATTTTGTGAGAATAGGAATTCTCTGTTATGGATTTTTAAGTGACTATAATAGTCCGACTAAAATCCCTATAGATTTACAACCTATAGTAAAAGTAAAAGCCTCTTTGATTACAGAAAGAATTGTGGAGGCAGGTGAATATGTTGGCTATGGATTAGGCGCTAAAGTTGAAAAAAGAACAAGAATAGGTGTCGTTAGTATTGGGTATGCGGACGGTATACCAAGGGCATTATCCAATGCTAAACTTACGTTAGAGTTTAAAGGTCAATCAATAAAACAGATTGGGAATATTTGTATGGATATGATGCTTGTTGATCTGTCCGAAGTGGAAGATATTTCCGTGAATGATGAATTAATCGTGTTATCTAATATTAGTAAAATTGCTGATGAAGAACAAACAATTACAAATGAACTATTGAGTCGATTAGGTTCGAGGCTAGGTATAGAGTTAAATTGATAGCTAGTAGCTGACAATGTATGGAATACTCTTTATAATTTTGTTAGATGTAGAATGGAGGATTTTTAATGGCTAAAATACTAATTTTAGATGATGAAAAAGAGATTGTAAGTCTTATAAGTACGCTACTTTCTAACGAAGGATATGAGGTTTATGAGGCTATGTCCGGAAAAGAAAGCTTAGAGATTATAGAAAATAACAAGATCGATTTAGCCATACTAGATGTCATGCTTCCCGATATTTCCGGTTTTGATGTATTGCAAAGCATTAGAGAAAAACAGTTTTTTCCTGTGTTGATGCTAACTGCTCGAGGTCAGGATATGGATAAAATTACTGGACTGTCTATGGGGGCAGATGACTATATTGTTAAGCCATTCAATCCTTTTGAAGTATTGGCTAGAGTGAAAACCCAGTTACGTAGATATCAAATATACAACTCTAAAGGTATAGATGAAATAAATGAATATGCTAAAAATGGATTATATATATCTGTCGATAGTAGAAAAGTATTCTTATATGAGGAAGAAATTAAGCTAACGCCTATTGAATTTGATATCTTGTGGTACCTTTGTAAAAACGAAGGTCACGTGATATCGTCAGAAGAGCTATTTGAAAAAGTCTGGAAAGAGGACTATCTAGAGAATAATAATACTGTCATGGCGCATATTGCCAGAATTAGAGAAAAGATGCATGAAAAACCAAGACAGCCAAATATTATAAAAACGGTATGGGGAGTAGGTTATACAATTGAAAAATAATCTAACAGTGCAGATTACAAAAAAATATTTCTATACAATGATCATAATAACAACTATTCTAGTGATCCTTCCTTTAGTAGCTAAAATGTTTCTTTCTCTTCGAGTATGGCATGGTACTGAATTTTTTTATCCAATATTATATATTTTAAATAGGTCATTAGGAGTCTGGTTGATTGTAACACCTTTATTTATTTGGTTTATAGTGACTTATATGTTCTTTAGAAAAATGATTAGCTATTTAGAGGAAATGATAGTGGCTACTAAGAGTTTAATTGAATCACCAAATGATAAAATAGTGTTAAGAGATGAATTATCAGAGTTTGAGAATGAAATTAATCATATTCGTACAGATAGTTTAGAGAATAAGAAGATTGCCGAAGAAGCAGAAAAAAAAAGAGATGATCTTTTAACTTATTTAGCACATGACTTAAGAACTCCTTTGACGAGCATCATTGGATATATCTCACTACTTAAAAATGAACAAACCTACTTAGAATTAGATTCTACAAAAAGGAAAAATTATATAGACATCATTTCAGATAAAGCTAGCAGATTAGAAAATCTGCT from Enterococcus sp. 9D6_DIV0238 includes:
- the vanT gene encoding membrane-bound serine racemase VanT — protein: MRHRANGIDLFRIFAAIMVVAIHTFPFQSIAPFLDEVITLTVFRVAVPFFFMITGYFLLGRLSLNFSYNNNQRVKKYLYKIGMIYLYSILLYFPLSLLNGTISLKMNILLLLKVFIFDGTFYHLWYFPASIIGTILVTLLLRSIGFKLTVAFSTCLYLVGLGGDSWYGITNQVPLLNKLYTFIFSWSDYTRSGVFFTPMFLCLGIFAYRVSKKLTTSKILNLLFYVFIIGMTFESIFLHRFTNVKHDSMYLLLPSCALLLFLMLLNWQPKLKVKESADLTLLVYILHPLVIVIVHSISKYIPILKNSLLNFLLVVVCSFILAQLLLNLKRKLRVSKQKIPFERASKEISASAIHHNINEIRKIIPKNTNIMGVVKANAYGCGMVEVAYELEKIGISFFCVATIEEAIALRKSGNQGDILILGYTHPNRINDIKKYNLIQSIVSEEHGKVLNLKKIPIRCHLQVDTGMHRLGVTPNVTIIQQMYLFSNLKIEGIYSHLGSSDSLEQESIARTNTQIFLFNNILSDLEQMGISYGYTHIQSSYGILNYPELSFDFVRIGILCYGFLSDYNSPTKIPIDLQPIVKVKASLITERIVEAGEYVGYGLGAKVEKRTRIGVVSIGYADGIPRALSNAKLTLEFKGQSIKQIGNICMDMMLVDLSEVEDISVNDELIVLSNISKIADEEQTITNELLSRLGSRLGIELN
- the vanS gene encoding vancomycin resistance histidine kinase VanS — its product is MKNNLTVQITKKYFYTMIIITTILVILPLVAKMFLSLRVWHGTEFFYPILYILNRSLGVWLIVTPLFIWFIVTYMFFRKMISYLEEMIVATKSLIESPNDKIVLRDELSEFENEINHIRTDSLENKKIAEEAEKKRDDLLTYLAHDLRTPLTSIIGYISLLKNEQTYLELDSTKRKNYIDIISDKASRLENLLNDFFEIAKTGKSREEVHKEEVDLSLMLSQISSEFLPLLDEKKLEWDFKIEPNVFVKLNINKFERVLDNLIRNAISYSLNETAIKLTLEKVDEKVVVSVGNITDKVSEKDIDQLFEPFYRGDKSRNTKTGNAGLGLAIAKQIVSEHGGTIEVELENNYFKVSIVLYE
- the vanR gene encoding VanR-ABDEGLN family response regulator transcription factor, giving the protein MAKILILDDEKEIVSLISTLLSNEGYEVYEAMSGKESLEIIENNKIDLAILDVMLPDISGFDVLQSIREKQFFPVLMLTARGQDMDKITGLSMGADDYIVKPFNPFEVLARVKTQLRRYQIYNSKGIDEINEYAKNGLYISVDSRKVFLYEEEIKLTPIEFDILWYLCKNEGHVISSEELFEKVWKEDYLENNNTVMAHIARIREKMHEKPRQPNIIKTVWGVGYTIEK
- the vanXY gene encoding D,D-carboxypeptidase/D,D-dipeptidase VanXY gives rise to the protein MKKNYLRLINEDNKIKDFERPTHLVQAPFAQTNVLVDPMVAIQLEKLIKTTGLDSQIITIDGYRSKETQQALWDETIQEKGLEFAHKYVAKPGCSEHEIGLAIDLGLTTQENDFIRPSFTDSPVVDKFLEYMADFGFILRYQKGKESITKINYEPWHFRYVGTPHSSIIVQQNWVLEEYIEFIESIRGTAYEA
- the vanE gene encoding D-alanine--D-serine ligase VanE yields the protein MKTVAIIFGGVSSEYEVSLKSAVAIIESMKSIDYNVMKIGITEKGQWYLFEGTTDQIKKDRWFVDESCKEIVADFAKKSFALKNSKKIIKPDILFPVLHGGYGENGAIQGVFELLDIPYVGCGIGAAAISMNKIMLHQFAEAIGVKSTPSMIIEKGQDLQKVDAFAKIHGFPLYIKPNEAGSSKGISKVEQKSDLYKAIDEASNYDSRILIQKEVKGVEIGCGILGNEQLVVGECDQISLVDGFFDYEEKYNLVTAEILLPAKLSIDKKEDIQIKAKKLYRLLGCKGLARIDFFLTDDGEILLNEINTMPGFTEHSRFPMMMNEIGINYKEIIEKLLLLAVENHEKKLSEID